The Rhodocytophaga rosea genome has a segment encoding these proteins:
- a CDS encoding YceI family protein, with protein MTYSPNYIRYLSIAAILLVLTAFIRVNWKLKHSTVTFKIKHAGLLVNGSLASTQANINFDPANLAQSTIVASVETNTIETGIALRNKHLRKEQYLHVDKFPRITMRSTRMEKTGSQDYLAYFDLTIKGTTKNIQVPFRFVENACGGDFKAEFSLNRLDYKVRESSWLMDNEVQVFIQLNVTR; from the coding sequence TTGACATATTCCCCTAACTATATCCGGTATTTGAGTATTGCAGCCATCCTGTTGGTGCTCACTGCCTTCATAAGGGTGAACTGGAAGTTGAAGCATTCGACTGTTACTTTTAAAATAAAACATGCCGGATTGCTGGTAAACGGCTCATTAGCTAGCACGCAAGCCAATATAAATTTTGATCCGGCTAATCTGGCACAAAGTACCATTGTTGCCTCTGTGGAGACAAACACTATTGAAACAGGTATTGCTTTGCGAAACAAGCACCTTCGAAAAGAACAATATTTACACGTAGACAAATTTCCCAGGATCACCATGCGTTCCACGAGGATGGAGAAAACGGGCTCACAGGATTATCTTGCCTATTTTGATCTGACCATTAAAGGAACAACAAAAAATATTCAGGTACCTTTTAGGTTTGTAGAAAATGCCTGTGGCGGAGATTTTAAAGCAGAATTCAGCCTTAACCGGCTGGATTATAAAGTACGCGAATCCAGCTGGCTGATGGACAACGAAGTACAAGTTTTTATTCAATTAAATGTAACCCGCTAA
- a CDS encoding DM13 domain-containing protein — MRKKYIFLLLAGILMLAACKQDEPAPVVEMLDLGNDTLQLTGMFQQEVHATSGTVKMLRRENDQLLVLENFKTDYGPSLYVYLSKDRGFTQSLNLGLLKSTSGTFSYEVAATVDTREYPYVLIWCRQFAVLFGSARLETPQ; from the coding sequence ATGAGAAAAAAATATATATTTCTATTGCTGGCAGGAATACTGATGCTGGCAGCTTGTAAACAAGATGAACCCGCCCCTGTAGTGGAAATGCTGGACCTGGGCAATGATACTCTACAGCTTACCGGTATGTTTCAGCAGGAAGTGCATGCTACCAGCGGAACCGTAAAGATGTTGCGCCGTGAAAATGACCAGCTCCTGGTACTGGAAAACTTTAAAACAGATTATGGACCTTCTTTATATGTATATCTTTCCAAAGACAGAGGGTTTACACAAAGCCTTAACCTGGGTTTATTAAAATCCACCTCCGGCACCTTCAGCTATGAGGTAGCTGCCACAGTAGATACCAGAGAATACCCTTATGTGCTTATCTGGTGCCGGCAGTTTGCCGTTCTGTTTGGTTCTGCCAGGCTTGAAACACCTCAATAA
- a CDS encoding DoxX family protein, giving the protein MKKTTLYLSWALQILCAIILLQTLFFKFSGAEESVYIFDKVGLGAVGRIGTGIAEMFTSILLLIPATAWLGAILGIGLMAGAIMSHLTILGIEVMGDGGYLFALGLIVLLGCVTVLYTRRKQIPVLGARLK; this is encoded by the coding sequence ATGAAAAAAACAACCCTGTATCTTTCCTGGGCATTACAAATACTCTGTGCCATTATTCTGCTGCAAACACTGTTTTTTAAATTCAGTGGCGCTGAAGAATCGGTGTATATTTTCGATAAGGTAGGGCTGGGCGCAGTAGGCCGCATCGGCACCGGGATTGCAGAAATGTTTACATCCATTCTGCTTCTGATTCCTGCAACAGCCTGGCTGGGCGCTATCCTGGGTATTGGCCTGATGGCTGGAGCCATTATGTCTCACCTGACTATACTGGGCATTGAGGTCATGGGCGACGGCGGATACCTATTTGCTCTGGGCCTTATTGTGCTGCTTGGTTGTGTAACGGTGCTGTATACCCGTCGCAAACAAATACCTGTATTGGGTGCCCGGCTGAAATAA
- a CDS encoding YHS domain-containing (seleno)protein, with protein sequence MKNLLVLLTTLTAVAGIFHQAWAQNEGSRRLKHYNLEQTLAIGGYDPVAYFTQNKALEGKKSNTYTYQNVTYYFASPTNLESFKKEPARYEPQYGGWCAYAMGETGEKVEIDPETFKILDGKLYLFYNKLFTNTLPKWNKDEANLKKKADISWAKLYQ encoded by the coding sequence ATGAAAAATCTACTCGTTTTACTTACTACCCTGACCGCCGTTGCAGGTATATTTCACCAGGCTTGGGCACAGAATGAAGGATCAAGAAGACTCAAACATTACAACCTGGAGCAAACCCTCGCCATTGGCGGCTATGATCCGGTAGCCTATTTTACGCAGAATAAAGCCCTGGAAGGCAAAAAATCCAATACCTATACTTACCAGAATGTGACCTATTACTTTGCCAGCCCGACTAACCTGGAATCTTTCAAAAAAGAACCTGCCAGATATGAACCCCAATACGGCGGCTGGTGTGCCTATGCCATGGGTGAAACCGGAGAAAAAGTGGAAATAGACCCAGAAACATTTAAAATACTCGATGGCAAGCTGTATTTATTTTATAATAAGTTATTTACCAATACCTTGCCCAAATGGAACAAAGATGAGGCAAACCTGAAGAAAAAAGCCGATATCAGCTGGGCTAAACTCTACCAGTAA